In Nitrospiraceae bacterium, the genomic window TCCACGAAAAAGGTGAGGCAAGGTTTCCTGAGGGCTTCGGCATGACGAAACTCCAACTCGGTGACGGACAGATTGTTCGGGTTTCCATGATTGACAGGAGGTACATAACCATACCGAAAGGCAAACAGTCCCACATAGATATCGGCTCTCCCGACGTCTTTCAAACATTTGTCAGCGGGACGCTGATCGGCGGCAACATAGTCCTCCATGGCGATGACCTGATACCCCGCTTTTCGCAAGGCATCAAAGACGACCTGCCGATATTCTTTCAAGTCTTCGAACGTGGAGGAGAGATAGATCGTTGGCATGACCGCGAAGGATTTCTTGAATCAAAGAAACACGTCCGTTCTCTTTTCAAGATCTATTTGGCCAGAATCCGGACATAACTTCAAGCATGTTTGGACCAAATGGTTCTGTACAAACGCACCGAAGCCCTGTCCGAATTTCTCATGGCCAACGCCGGATTGGCAGACAATTTTGACGGATCACAAACGATAAGGCGGAAACAGCGAGGAGGAAGGAGCGGACTTGGAAGAGTAAGGCGGTTTCTTTTTCCCCTCACCTCTTAGAATGTTACACTACCTATTATGAAGACCGACATGACCAAAACACCATCCGAAACAGCCCTTGACCACGTCAAACAATATCACGAGCAGACCAAGCATGAGTTCAACCGGTACGCCCGGTCGCTCGGATACCTGGATTGGGCCAATCAGCCCAATCCCTTCCGCCGATTCGATGGCGCTCCGCTTGTTGCGCTTCCACACCTCCCACTCGACGAAGACCCGCTGTCTCCACCGTATGAATCCCTCTTTCATCCGCCCTCGATCCCCTCTCAATCCATCACCCTCAACACCCTGTCTCGCTTCTTTGAATATGGGTTATCACTCACGGCGTGGAAGCAGTATGGCGAGACCCGGTGGGCATTGCGGAGTAATCCTTCCAGCGGCAATCTCCACCCCACCGAGGGTTATCTCTTCACGGGTTCCCTGCCTCACCTTGCACTGGAACCAGGCCTGTACCACTATGCTCCGAAGGAACATGCCCTTGAACACCGTTGGGCTCTTCCTCCTGGACCCGCCCGATCAATACTTCAAGGCATGCCTTCTGAAGGATTTCTGGTAGGCCTCACGTCCGTTCATTGGCGTGAAGCGTGGAAATATGGAGAGCGGGCCTTTCGATACTGCCAACATGATACGGGCCATGCCATCGGCACGTTGCGAATTGCCGCGGCGACTTTAGGCTGGAATCTGTTGGTGTTGAGTGGCACCTCAGACGAGACGATCGCACGGCTTTTGGGTCTGACCCGACCGCAGGATTTCCAACAGGCCGAGCGGGAATACCCGGAATTGCTGGCGGCAGTCTGGCGCAGAAACCTTCAACCCTCTCCCACGCTGAATCTGGCATTCGACGATCTTCATGATACGGTGCTCACAACCGGAGAATGGAAAGGCACGGCAAACCGTTTGAGCAAAGATGAACCGGTCTTGTGGAACCTGATCGATTCCGTCACGGTGGCGTCATGGAAATCGACGCAAGAACCCGAACCCATTGCCTTTCATGCTTCAGGTGTTCCCATGAACAAAGGGAAAATGATTAAATCTGAACCCTTGGCTGGTCACATCATCCATCAACGACGGAGTGCCGTCGCATTTGACGGACGAACCGGCCTCCCCGCCGATCGTTTTTTCACCATGCTGCAACGGATCATGCCAAGAGGGGACCTGGCTTTACCGGATCGACCCATGCCCTGGGATGCCATCCCCTGGGAACCCACGATTCACCTCATCCTGTTCGTTCATCGAATAGACGGTCTCCCGCCTGGTCTGTATTGGGTGAATCGAAATCCAGAACACCGGGACCTCATGTTTTTCAAAAGCGCGATGCACGAGCAGTTTGTCTGGTCGACTCCTGAAGCATGCCCCTCC contains:
- a CDS encoding SagB/ThcOx family dehydrogenase, encoding MTKTPSETALDHVKQYHEQTKHEFNRYARSLGYLDWANQPNPFRRFDGAPLVALPHLPLDEDPLSPPYESLFHPPSIPSQSITLNTLSRFFEYGLSLTAWKQYGETRWALRSNPSSGNLHPTEGYLFTGSLPHLALEPGLYHYAPKEHALEHRWALPPGPARSILQGMPSEGFLVGLTSVHWREAWKYGERAFRYCQHDTGHAIGTLRIAAATLGWNLLVLSGTSDETIARLLGLTRPQDFQQAEREYPELLAAVWRRNLQPSPTLNLAFDDLHDTVLTTGEWKGTANRLSKDEPVLWNLIDSVTVASWKSTQEPEPIAFHASGVPMNKGKMIKSEPLAGHIIHQRRSAVAFDGRTGLPADRFFTMLQRIMPRGDLALPDRPMPWDAIPWEPTIHLILFVHRIDGLPPGLYWVNRNPEHRDLMFFKSAMHEQFVWSTPEACPSNLPLYLLEEGNAQNLAKQLSCGQDIAGDSAFALGMVAEFDQSLETYGPWFYKRLFWETGLIGQVLYLEAEAAEIRSTGIGCFFDDPVHRVLGIHPQTTWQSLYHFTVGGPLDDGRLTTLPPYGPHVT